Sequence from the Paenibacillus tundrae genome:
ATCCTATCTATATATAAAGTTCTACGTAAGGTAGATTACATTATCATAGCATATCCCCGATTAGTTAAGAAGCGTTTTTCCTGCAAATAGAAAACAAGGTAACGCAGAGGGTTAAGCTGGTCAAGGTCTATTGATGTGATCTACCTCACTCTTGCCCCATACTAGGCGTCACTTCATTCATGCTCAGGAACAATTAACCGTATGTTACCCCAGTCTCTTGGAGAGAGCACCTGTCGCTCAAAGACATTCTCTCCCCTACTGAAAGTCACCCAACCCGATAATGTCCAGTCACCGTGACCCTCAATCCGATCCGGTATGATATAGACTATATCTTCATTTCGTTTCAGCTCTAGCTTTGTCTGCCATTCAATCGCCTTGGAGGCAATTTGCCGAGCGGTTGATAGGTGGTACTTCCTCCATTCTCTGTGCCACATTTCCGGAATATCCTTATAGCCAGGCCATAGGTTATCTCGTTCTGTGATCACATATGGTTCATCTTCTTCCTCGTAAGTTTTATCTGCTGTGTGTATAATTCCCTGACTTCGTACATTTAGATTGACGGCTGATTCATCACCCTGGTGTGCCACTTCTAAAGTGGAGTCACTTGAGTTAATCGGTTTAGCTAAATGTTCTTCCGGCACTTGTCCCCATTGCTGCAGCGCCAAGTGCACATGTTCTGGAATGCCAGTCATGGCATGATTATTCAAGAAAAGAACGATCTGATCCAGCGGAAAGCCAATCCTTACCGCTTTCATTACCGATTCCTTTGTAAGCCGGTAAATACTCATTCGATCACGAGTCACAAGCTCAGCACATAGCGCAAGTCTCCAGCGGACATGCGGAGGTGCTTCGGGGGGAAGCAAAATCTCAAAATCAGGCTGTATAAACAGTCCCGATTTCTCTTCTTCTAATCTTTTATCATGTAGCGGATGAACCGAGCAGCATAAATCGGTCGGCGGAACTAACCAACGATAAACCGCTTCACCTGTCGCATCATGACCTACTTCGCCGAACCCCAAGCCTACAAGAGCTCGTAACCAGCTTTGAACAACATGGAGAGACGATAAACTCTTTGGATTGGAATTCTCGCATCTCAATAGATCTTGTTCTTCGACCTGTAGCTCGTCACTCCACGGAAGCAAAGGTCTTATAGGAAACCACTCATTCATTGCGGGTGCAAGTATGAGCAATCGAGATCGAAAATGCTGAGCATATGGTTCGGACATTCCGTAACGTTTTGCGCAAATGTTATAAATTTCACAATACATAGATGACCAAGATCGATTAATCCAGGCTTGCAACTGTTCATTGGATATGAACACGTGTTTATCACTCTTTTCAAGCAAACCTAAATGCAAAAGCAAATCCAGTACGATGGCGATATGAACAGGATATACCTCTGGATCATCATAACGAATATGCAATGCTTGAAAATGACTTTCGTTTAACGCAGTTATGTTACATAATTGTCGAATCGATTTTTTATGTATTGTACCTTTACTGGTTAATGGCAAGCCCTCATGTATGATCCATGCCATAAGATGAAGAAGTTCAGCAGCAATATCCACTTCGGCCTCATAAAGCACCTGTATGTGACCCTTTGTTATCATTTCAGATCGCTCAACATGCTGTTCACCTACTGACCCATCATGTGTATTTCCAGCACCAACTTTAATGGCAAAAACTTCAGTCAATTGGGGAAGCAGGACATTAGGAATATAGTACAGATGCTCCCCCCAGGTTTTGCGAGTCGTTTTGATCCAACCCTTCTGCCTAAGACCGATTAGAGCCATTCTGGCTTCGGCACCACTCAATCCTTCTGTTACCCACACTGCGGAAGAAAACTTCGGAGAGAAAAAGGCTGCAGCATGCTGCCGAAAAAGAGTACTTAGTACAATTTGCTCCGCGGATGATAGGAGCTCTGTACTCCATTGCACTTGTTGTGTGTTATGATTCCGCATTGGTTAGTGCACTCCTTTCACGAACAATCGCATATTCATAACCCTGCTCCACCAAAAACATCTGCCGCCGCAATGCAAACTCTTGTTCCTTGCTGTCCTCGGATACAAGCGCATAAAAATATGCTTTATTATCTCCTGGCTTAGGTCTTAGAATTCGTCCCAAACGCTGTGCTTCTTCTTGCCTTGAACCGTAACTACCCGATATTTCCAAGGCAACAGCAGCATCAGGCAGGTCAACAGCGAAGTTCGCTACCTTAGAGACAACAATCGTTTGAATCTCGCCGCGCCGGAATGCAGCAAACCATTTCACTCGTTCTTGTTGTGACATTGCACCAGATACGAGAGGAGCCTCAATTTCCCGGGCAATGGTCTCCAGTTGATCTAAATACTGCCCAATGACGAGTGCCGGAAGACCTTGATGATGATCTAAAAGCCTTCTAATCACATCTAATTTAGCCGGATTCTCAGCAGCTAGGCGAAACTTGTGCTTCCCTTCTGCCTCCAGATAGGTCAATTTGAGTTCAGGAGGTAACGGAATCCGTATTTCCTGACATTTCACATCTGCAATCCAGCCCTGCTGCTCTAGCTCCTTCCAAGGCATGTCGTACAATTTAGGGCCAATCAGCGAAAAAACATCTTGCTCACAGCCATCTTCTCGAACCAATGTTGCCGTCAATCCCAATCTTCGAGTAGCTTGAATATCCGCTGTCGCTCGGAATACAGGTGCTGGAAGCAGATGAACCTCGTCATAGATGATCAATCCCCATTTCCGTTCACTAAGCAGTTTGATATGGGTAAAATCAGCGTCCTTGGACTTTCGATGAGTTAGAATCTGATACGTTGCCACAGTGATTGGCCTCACCTGCTTTTTCTGACCTGAGTATTCGCCGATGAGTTCTCCAGTAATCGTTGTCTTGCGCTGTAATTCTTCGATCCATTGTCGTACCGATGTTGTGTTCGAGGTCAAAATAAGACATTCACATTGAAGTCGTTCTAATACCCCCATACCAATAACCGTTTTGCCTGCCCCGCAAGGTAATACCAGCAACCCACTTCCACCCATCCCTTCGCTACCCTCGAATGCTTCTATCGCTCTTTGCTGATAGGGACGCAGCTCAAACGCATCATCGTCGTCTGTCTTCTTCCAGCCAAAATGAAGCTGTGTTCCTTGACGATAGCCTGCATAATCAAGAACCGGATAGCCTAGGCGAGTGAGTTCCTGCTTCAACAACCCACGCTGTTCTCCTCGCACGATGAATTCCTCAGGTGCAGCACGTTCCATTCGAAAGGCCGCAACTGTTTTCATCATGGATAATTCATTCAACAGCTGCTCATGGTCTCCAACTAGACGCATATTCTCCTGATCTTGATCCCAGTGCAGCTTCAGCCTGCCATACTGCTCAACTATTCTCCGAATATCTTGTATCAGCGCTGAAGGCACAGTCCAACGTGAAATAGACTCCAAGCTATGGATAATGCGATCCGCATTCCAACCAATGGCCGCAGCATTCCACAGGGATAAGGAAGTCATCCGATACGTATGGAAGCCAGCCGGGGTTTTAATGAGTTCAGCATACATGCCGATCTGTGATCTAGCTTGTTCAAATTGGGGATGACCTACCTCAAGTAATAGGGTAAAATCCCGTTGGACAATACAGGCACCTGAAATTTCCATTACACACGCCTCCTAACTGCTGTTCTGTTCGTTGCTGAATGGGTATCACATGCATGACAAAAAGCCCAGTCCCGGTAAGCTCCGAAAATGAACCTTATGAACCTACTACCGATCTAGATCTCAAATAAAAAAAGAGCATCCTATGTTTAAGGATGCCCAATGAGTTGGTTAATCATTCTATAAGTGCGTGTTCAAAAAGGACGGTGGACTTTATGAACAACCTCTATAATTCAGCCGTATAACCTGTCGCCATCGCAATAAACAGCTTAACTGCATGCTGCATCGCATCTTCATCAAAGTCAAACTTCGGATGATGGTGCGGATAGATTGCGCCTTTATCTGGATTGCCTGCACCAACAAACATAAAGCAGCCAGGAATCTGCTGTAAATAATAAGCAAAATCCTCTGCAGGCATGATCATTGGTGAAGCTTGTACATTTTGTGAGCCAAATACATGCACCGCTTCTTGGAAGAACCGTTCTGTTTCCCGCTCATCATTAACAACTGGCGGGTAACCCATGATATATTTGATATCCGTCTTAGCTCCATAGGCTGCACCCGTCTGAGCCACCATGGTGTGAATGCGTTCTTTCATCCCCGATCGGGTCTCTTCATCAAACGTTCTGACCGTGCCACTCATTTTACAGGATTCCGCAATAACGTTCTGTGCAGCTCCAGCTTGCATTGTACCAATTGTCAGCACCGCCGGTCGCAATGGATCGACGGAACGACTAACTACCGTCTGTAATTGCATCACCAGTGCTGATCCTGCCACCAAGCTGTCTACAGTCGACTGCGGCATCCCCCCATGACCACCTTTGCCTGTGATCTCAATATAGAAATCATCCGCCGCGGCCATCATTGATCCCGCCGTACTCGCGGCAACACCTACAGGTAGAGGTGTCCACAGATGAATTCCATAGATGACATCTACGCCATCAAGCCCACCGTCGGCAATGACGTGAACTGCTCCGCCAGGCAATAGCTCTTCTGCTGGTTGGAACAGAAAACGAATCTCTCCTTTAATTGCAGCCTTATTACGACTGAAATACAATGCTGTTCCTAGCAGAATCGAAACGTGTCCATCATGACCACATGCGTGCATGGCTCCATCTTTTCTAGAAGCATATTCTATATCCTTCTCGTCTTGGATAGGCAAAGCGTCCATATCAGCTCGAAGCATGACTACAGGACCTGGCTGATCTCCGCGGATCGTACCGATAACTCCATGCCCCCCCACATGACGCTTCACTTCCACGCCAAAGCTCTCCAGCATATCTGCTACAAAAGATGAGGTCTTCTCCTCATGAAAGGAAACTTCAGGATTGCGATGAAGATGACGGCGCCACTCCACCATATGGATTTGCAGATCATCCCACCATATATTATTTGTCATATTTCCTCATCCTTTCGCTCTCGATCGGTACTTTCATCAAGCCCGAACCTCTCACTTCAAACCTATTGCAGTATATTGTAGCAGAATTGGAAGAAAACCGATATGAACAAGCCCTTGAAAGCTTGCACGGGAAGGGGAAACATACTATCATAAACTAGAGAAACAACGAGAAATTATACTCGGAAGCTTATGAGGAGGATCAAACGCTTATGATATTTGAGAATACAGGCTTAGACGGCTTGAAAAGCGACTTGGCATACCTGGATGAGAGCGCCGAGAAAGTCGGATTTGTCCGGTGGCAATGGGAGTATTACCGTGCTACATATGACTACAAAATTGAAGATGAACTTACTAAATCGGAATACTTTGTACGTATTAATACCCGTGTTGTGGATGGCAAGCTTGAGAAACCAGATTCTGTTCTTTCTGTAGAAGCAGTCTATCTTGGAAAAGCGACTTTCCCGCATGGTCTGGATTATGACACTACCGTTCCACAGCCAGTCGTGAAGCTGGCCGCTCAAAAATTACAGCAGCTCAAAGAACTGCTGGAAGCTTAGGTTGGGCTGAGCGATGAAACAACAAACAGCCCAAACGAAAACGAAGAGAGGCACGCCGGATTTCCAACTGCTAATCCTCACTTTATTGTTGGTGGGCTTTGGACTGGTAATGGTATTCAGCTCCAGTTCCAGTATTGCAATTGCAAGCGAACGCTTCAACAATGATCCCCTGTTCTTCACGAAAAAACAACTTATGTGGGCGCTCATTGGTGTAGTTGGTATGTTCTTTGCTATGAATATTCGTTTTAATAAGTACAAGAAGCTGTATGCGCCTTTTTTTCTCTTCACGACCGTCATGCTACTGCTTGTTCTCATTACGGGTAAGGTGCTCAACGGTGCTCGAAGCTGGATTCATATTTTTGGTTTTAGTGTTCAACCAGCCGAATTCGCCAAAATCGCCATTATTTTGTATCTCGCTGCGCTAATCACCAAGAAAGGCGAACGCTTTAGAGATCTTAAAACTGGTTATTTTCCTGTTCTTATCATTGTAGGTTTCGTTGCCGGACTCATTATGCTGCAGCCTGACTTCGGTACGTGCTTCATTCTCGTCTCCACGTGTGGTTTGGTGATCTACGCAGGCGGTGCAAGCATGAAGCATATTATGGGTTCAATTCTGCTCGTTGTCTTAGGAGGGGCGCTGGCTTTTGGAGCCAACGCCTTGTTCTCCTCTATGTCTTCGCCAGATGATGCGACAAGTACGGTAACAGAAGCCAAGACGAACTATAAGATCGGACGGATTCAGGCATTCCTTAACCCGCTCTCTGACCCTACCGATGGAAGCCTTAACCTCTATCGCTCCCTTGTAGCGATTGGAGATGGCGGAATTACGGGTTCAGGAGTTGGACAAGGTACAATTAAATTACATTACCTGCCCAATGCATATAACGATTTTATCTTCTCCGTTATTGGTGAAGAGCTTGGATTCTTAGGAAGTACCTTGTTCCTACTTGTCTATCTCTACTTTATCTGGCGAGGCATCATTGTGTCTCTTCGTTGTCCCGATCCATTTGGTACATTGGTCGGCATTGGAATTATGGGACTCATCGCCATCCAAGCCTTTATTAACATTGGCGGTGTTACTCAGACCATACCTGTAACAGGGGTCACGCTTCCGTTCATCAGTTATGGAGGTACGTCACTTTTCGTTATGATGGTCGCCATGGGCATCGTGCTCAGTATTTCACGCACCAATAATCTGGACGTCATCAAGGAAGAGAGAACAAAGTCCGTAACCGTACAGACTCGAACCTCTCCTGCCCTTCGTTCAAGAGAAGCGATCCGTCGTATTCGATAATCAAAGAACGTAAAAAAAGACTTCCCATCCATTATGGATAGGAAGTCTTTTTTGTTGAGTTTCACTTCGTGAGCGGAAGCTCTTCGGATAAACACTCTACGCTGGAAGCCGATCAGCTTATACGTCGTCGCCTTTGAAAGATACACCTTCTACCTTCACATTAACTTCGACAACTCGTAATCCCGTCATGGTCTCTACCGCTTCTCTCACATTCTGCTGAAGCATGCGGGAAACTTCATGAATCGGTGTCTCGTACAGGACGATGATGCGCAGATCAATGGCTGTTTCCAGCTGGCCGACCTCAACGCCCACGCCTTTCTGTACGTTTTTACCGCTGAGACGTTTGGCCCAGCCCTCTGACAATCCTCCAGACATTGCGGCAATCCCCGGTGTCTCAAGCGCAGCCATTCCGGCAATTTTCGCCACCACGTCGTCAGCAATCCGGATGTTACCGCCATCTAGTTGAAGTTGTTCTGCCATGCCACATCCTCCTTCACTTCGTTAATCGTATTTTAAATCCTTTCCACCCCAAAAAGCAAATTAAACTCAAAAAGTTGCGTTTACAACCTACTATGATTTGGTTATATTGAAATATGAAAATAATCTCATAATCATTTCGTCACCTTTTCACAAGATATGGCATGATTCGAATGATTATGATGACCAACATGTGATCACGTGTTGCAAACCAAATAATATGTAACCGAGGTGTGTGTTTGTGAGAAACCGGATTTCATCCATTCTGCTGATTGTTACTTTTGCACTCAGCGCGATTGCCCACTACATGAAATGGGATTCGATTCTACAGTTTGTGATTTCAGCCATTTCGGTTATTTTTGTCGCTGGTTTTTTAGGCAAAGCTACTGAAAATGTTGCCCACTATGCCGGACAGCGGCTGGGTGGGTTTTTGAATGCTACCTTCGGCAATGCTGCCGAGCTGATTATTGCGATCTTCCTCGTTAAAGAAGGACTGTTCGACATGGTCAAAGCCAGTCTGACGGGCTCCATTATCGGAAACCTGTTACTTGTTCTAGGACTGAGCATTTTCGCAGGTGGACTCAAGTTCAAAATCCAGAATTACAATGTTTCGCTTGCAGGCCTAAACGGCTCCTTGATGATTGTAGCTATCATCGCTTTATTCATTCCCGCCGTGTTCCTTAACACCCATTCTATCACTCAACAAGACACAAATACACTCAGTCTTATTGTTGCGGGACTGTTGATTGTGGCCTACATTGCTTGGTTGCTGTTCTCTATGGTCACACATAAGAAGTATCTTGCCGATGTCACGGTAGACGAGGATGAAGAACTTCCACATGAACATGCACCTGAATGGTCGAAGAAAAAAGCAATCCTGTATCTCGTATTGGCAACGGTTATGGTGGCCTTTGTCAGTGAGTGGCTAGTTGGCACGCTTGAAGTATTTACAGAGCGATTCGGACTGAGTGAGCTATTTGTCGGTGCGTTCCTTGTTGCTATCATTGGTAATGCAGCGGAACACAGTGCAGCCATTATGTTAGCGATGAAAAATAAAATCGGTGCCGCAGTAGAGATTGCGGTCGGCAGTAGCTTGCAAATTGCATTATTTGTTGCACCTGTGCTGATTTTTGTCAGCTACTTCACAGGCAGAACAATGGATATTGTATTTACCACCATTGAACTTGTCGCGATCGGTGTATCCGTGTTTATTGCCAAGTCGATCACGCAGGATGGTTCAACGAACTGGTATGAAGGCTTGCTGTTACTTGTGGTCTATATCATCCTTGGGGTGTCATTCTTTCTGGTATAAAATAAAGCACATAAAAAAGGTAGCTAGGTGATGTTTTCACCCAGGCTACCTTTTTTACATCCGTTCACACAGAAGTTCCCTTCCGCTCTCAGGCTGCGGTTAGTTAACTACCCTTGGCATCAAGCTGAGCAGAGGACTACGTGCTACGTGCTGTAACTGCACACATTAGCGAGAAGAAATTCCAAAAGAGCACACAAAAAAAGCATGCAATAACCTGCATGCCTTCTATTCTGACCCGCGCATATGCAGGCTATTGCTCATTCTTTTTGTTCAAGGCTTCATATAGAATCGCCAGATTCCGCTCAAGCGCGCTAACCATCTGCTTACCAGCACCTTCTGGAAGGAGACCTGCACGAACAGCAAAATCAACTTCTTTGGAGAACCCATACATCTGTGTATCCAATACTTCCTCATAGAGAGGGCAGTAGCGGGTAGCCAGATTCTCCATCTGTACTTCAATAAGCTTCTGTATTTTATCTGCATCTTCTTGAAGAAGACTGATCGCTTTCAAATTCAGCTGGTCCTGCAGATCAGATGAAGTCATGCATTTTTCCCCCCTATGTCCCAAAAATCGCGTAAAGACGTTCTATCTCTAATATTAGACGAAATCAGTAGGTAATACAAGAACCTGACCAAAATATCCGAACAAAGTGAGTGTCTTTGGGAGTGCTTATTTCAGATACAGCGCAAGGGGCTTTTTGTGTGATTCAGCTCAGTATACAAAAGAAGCACCCTCGCCACCACTGGCGAAGGTGCTTCTCATAACCATTACTCCGATGCGATCTTTACATTCAGTCCATGCTTAGCAAACACATCAGACATGGCTGCTTTGGCCTCATCGGCATCTGGACCATGAACATGCAATTCATAGCTATGAGTGCTGATCAGTGTTGTAAACAATCCCAAGATACTTTTCACATCGATATACTTGTTGTCTGAATGAAGCACGATTGAAGAAGTAAACTTGCCTGCTGTTTGAGCAATTTCCACTACAGCCGCGTTATTACTCGACATAGGAATCCCTCCGTCTTTTCACTTTTGGTATCATCTATTAATTACCACTACATGATACCGTGAATCCGCTTTCCTAGCAACAGCAAAATACTGATGCTACTTCAAACGGTCTGGATTCAGGCATTCCAGCTCAGGAATAACGAAAATACCGTCTTTCCGGATCAGTACATCGTCAAAATAAATCTCTCCACCGCCGTAATCTGGACGTTGAATCAATACCAGATCCCAGTGAATGGATGAGCGGTTTCCATTATCTGTTTCTTCATATGCCTGCCCTGGTGTGAAATGCAAGCTACCCGCAATTTTTTCATCAAACAAGATATCTTTCATGGGGTGAAGAATGTACGGATTGAATCCAATGGCGAATTCACCAATATGACGTGCACCATCATCCGAATCCAAAATATCATTCAGGCGCTCTGTATCATTGCTTGTCGCCTCAACAATTTTGCCGTCTTTGAACGTGAACTTAATATTCTCAAACGTAACACCATTATACAGTGTTGCCGCGTTATAGCTGATCGTTCCATTAACGGAATCCCGTACAGGAGCACTATACACTTCCCCGTCTGGAATATTTTTTTGACCAGAGCACTTCACAGCACCGATATCCTTGATGGAGAAGCTGAGGTCTGTTCCAGGGCCTGTAATCCGAACTTTATCCGTACGGTTCATTAGGTTAGCCAATGCATCTTGCGCTTTATCCATTTTGGCATAATCAAGGTTACATACATCAAAGTAGAAGTCTTCAAATGCCTCTGTACTCGTATTCGCGAGTTGTGCCATACTTGCATTCGGGTAACGCAATACAACCCATTTGGTATGCTTCACACGCTGCTCGCTATGTACAGGATGAGAATATAATGAATTATACATTTTCATCTTCTCTTCAGGTACATCGGACAGATCGTTGACGTTCTCGCCCGCACGAATCCCGATGTAACAATCCATTTGTTTCATCCGGTTCAGATCAATTTCTGCCCATGTTTTCATCATTTCTTCCGTTGCATTCTTGAGCATTGCACGTTGTACCGTTCGGTCAGTCAACTGCACAAATACGTTACCGCCCTTTTTCCCTACTTCCTCAACCACAGCGTTGATTAAGTCACGCTCGCTTCCGATCATTTCGACCAGAACGTTCTCGCCTGGTTGTACATCTACAGAGTAACCGACCAAGTTAGCGGCAAGCTTCTGAATTCTTGGATCTTTCATCTTGTATAATCCTCCTGTCATGTGTCATTCATAATTGAACAACGGTAAATTACGATACTATTGTAGCACGCTACCGTGATCCCGTCAGCAAGCAACCCGTAACTAGGGCTTGTCTTACATCACACTGAAGAGCTTCTTTAACCGCTTTTTCCGCACCACTGCGTCACTTTCTCTTAATGCCCCCCGGTACGCCTAAGAAAAGGTTTCTGACTTTGAGCATAATTTCAGCATAACTGCTGCTTTTGAAGCTGTAGCAAACTCCCTTGTCTACTCATAAGCTCCAAAGTTTACATCTGTAACGAGAGCTTCTGTATTCTTTTTATTATTCATATCCCGATAGCTAACCTGACTTTCAGATGAGAGCCGAAGAGGCAAGCTGGTTTTGCGATCGACGGTAAGATGGTACACGGTCTGCACACTAGCTTGCTTCATCATCTTATCCATCGTTACCTCCCCCTGCTCCCATACACGTTCCAGCTCCTGCTCAAGCTTCGCCTGGTTCGTGCCTCCGATTGCTTTTGCCTTCCGCATGTACTCCTCTCGCATAGCACTCATCTCAGCATCCAACTGTGTCGTAGCCCATGCCTTGGCATCCTCAGGCTTAAGCTCAATACGCAGAATCTGTGTGCGTCGTCCTCCGCCGTATTCCGATTTAATCGTTTTATTCATACGGTCAATATTCTCTAGCTGTGAAATCGGGTTATAACGAGACAGCGCCCCACGTAAAGGCTCCTGATCATTAGACAAAGCCATCCATTGCCCCTTCCTCCGCTGAAAGGATGCACTGAAACCCCCAGGTTGCTCGGCAGGAAGCACAGAGGTTGCGCTCATCTGTGTACCTCCGGAAGTGGTTACGCCGGGAAGCCGGGTCTGCAAAGTCAGACGGTTATGATCTTCCAATTTGCCTGCAAATTTGAATTGGTTCTCAAACACGCCGTTGCTCTCACGCCGCAGTCCTGCCTGACCCTCAAAACTGAGCTTCTCCTTGCCAGCAAGTCCGGATAAAGCAAGCGAAAAAATCTCCTCTGGCGTTTGATCTTTCTGTATAAATCCGCAACCTGGTGTGCAGATCAGTATCAAACTCAAAATCAGTAACATTACGCGTATATTCCGATAACTAACCATGGCTACCCCCACCTTTTTTGTCAAACGTTCTCCATAGGCTACCCCTCCGTTAATGACTTATACTGTGTGACCCACAATCTGTTCGCATAAAAAAAGAGAGAACGACTCCGACTTCGGAATTGTTCTCCCTTAACGTGTAACTTCTTGTTCTTCTAATACGATACGGTTACGTCCTCCGTGCTTAGCTTGGTAGAGAGCCATATCTGCACGATAAAACAGCGACTCAACACTCACCTTTTCATCCATCCAGCTCCACTCCGCGATACCGCTTGAGACAGTCACCGATGGCCTTGTCTCTTCCGACACCCGGAGACGTATCGTCTCGGCATATTCAAGAGCCTGTCGTATCCCCAATTGAGGCATATAAATCGCCAGCTCTTCACCGCCCCATCGGGCACATATATCCTCTGGACGAACTGAACTGACAACGATGTCACTTACCTGCTTAAGCACCTGATCCCCGGTTTGGTGTCCAAATGTATCATTCACTTGCTTGAATTGATCGATGTCAACCACAATGAGAGAACCACAGAACTCATGCGCCTGCCGTTCATGAATAACGTTATCTAGATAATGACGAACATATAAACCTGTCAGCATGTCCAGATTGGCCAAACGTCGTACTTCGGCATGGAGCGTTGCATTGGTCAGCGCAAGTCCCATATGAATCACTAACATCTGCAACAAACGATAATTATCGTAAGAGAAAAATTGCTCCTGAGTATGCCCGAGCATGATTACACATTTCACTTCACCGTTCACCCAAACTGGTGACGCAATCAGAGATAACGATTTCGTTTGCTCCATAAATTGAGAAGGAAATGAAGCATGTTGACGATAGTTAGACATAATAAGCGGCTCTTCCGACTGATACAACGCACCGGCAATACCGTAATTGTTCGGATATGATTGGCGCCGTAGCTGATGAACGTTAGAGGACATCACTTCAAATTGGTTGGTACTATCATTCAACTGGAGGATACAGCATGATTCAGCTTGGAATATACCAAGCATCTCTTGTTCAGCAAATTGAAAAATTTCCATCAGTTGAAGACTTTTATTCAAACGTTGTGTCAAATCG
This genomic interval carries:
- a CDS encoding aminopeptidase codes for the protein MKDPRIQKLAANLVGYSVDVQPGENVLVEMIGSERDLINAVVEEVGKKGGNVFVQLTDRTVQRAMLKNATEEMMKTWAEIDLNRMKQMDCYIGIRAGENVNDLSDVPEEKMKMYNSLYSHPVHSEQRVKHTKWVVLRYPNASMAQLANTSTEAFEDFYFDVCNLDYAKMDKAQDALANLMNRTDKVRITGPGTDLSFSIKDIGAVKCSGQKNIPDGEVYSAPVRDSVNGTISYNAATLYNGVTFENIKFTFKDGKIVEATSNDTERLNDILDSDDGARHIGEFAIGFNPYILHPMKDILFDEKIAGSLHFTPGQAYEETDNGNRSSIHWDLVLIQRPDYGGGEIYFDDVLIRKDGIFVIPELECLNPDRLK
- a CDS encoding HPr family phosphocarrier protein; amino-acid sequence: MSSNNAAVVEIAQTAGKFTSSIVLHSDNKYIDVKSILGLFTTLISTHSYELHVHGPDADEAKAAMSDVFAKHGLNVKIASE
- a CDS encoding YlaN family protein; the encoded protein is MTSSDLQDQLNLKAISLLQEDADKIQKLIEVQMENLATRYCPLYEEVLDTQMYGFSKEVDFAVRAGLLPEGAGKQMVSALERNLAILYEALNKKNEQ